TGCCGATTGCGACCCTGGCGCTCATCTTGACCCAATTGATGCCGTCGGAGATCCGGCCGCTCATGCCCGCCTTGCAGTCCACCTGGCTGCATATTCACGTGACCTTCGCCATGTTCGCCTACGCCGCCTGTGCTGTCAGTTTCGCGCTGGCGTTGCTCTATCTCGTCAAGGACGGCACTTCGACGAATATCTTTCTTTGTGCAGTAAGTGCTTTTGTTTCAACTATTTGCGTTGCCTTGCTGACCCGGCTCGACCCCCATGGCGGGCTCTTGGTTCCGGCCTGGGACGTCCTCGAAAAGCGCGAAATTTTTCTCGCTCAGAAAATGCCGCTCATGGTCTCGATTCCCGGCCTGGGCTATCTTTTTGCAATCGTCCTGGCCGTCTCCCTGGTGCCGCTGCTGCTCGTGCTCCTCGCTCGCCCGAATCTGGCTCGCGGCAAGAGCGTCGCGCTCGAAGCCTGGGCGCGGCGCATCTTCGTGGTGGCCACTCTGCTTCAAATCGTCGCGGTGACGGCGTTTGTCGCCCGGGCGAAGGACGGCAGCTATTTTGCCGCTCAGGTCGGAACTTTCTTTCCCACTCGCCTCTCGGCGAGCCCCTTCCTGGTGGCGGGGATGGCCTCGGCGCTGTTTGCTTCGGCGCTGATGCTCTTGCTTCTGTGGCGCCGGGAGACGATTGAGAGCATCCTTCCCGAGCCGAACAAGATTGATCTGCTCACTTACAAAACCATCGCCGTCGCCTTCCCCTTGCTGACTATCATGATTGCCACCGGCGCCTATTGGGCCAACCGCACCTGGGGCTCTTACTGGAGTTGGGATCCGAAAGAAACCTGGGCCTTGGTCACCTGGCTGGTCTATGCCGGTTACTTGCACGCGCGGCTGGTGCATGGCTGGCGGGGCCGCCGTGCTGCTTATCTTGCGATCATCGGTTTCGCGGTGGTGATCTTTACCTTCTTCGGGGTCAGCTACCTGCTGCCCGGCCTGCACGCCTACGCCTGAAGCAAGCGACCAGTGCGCGGCGACCAGCGCCCAGTGATCAGCGGCCACTTGCCAGGAACCGTTTGAAAGGGTGTACCTGGGTTAGAGTGGGTAGTATGGGGCGGACTACGCACGGGAGGCCCCCTCAGCATTCTCTTCCTTTGCATCCTCTGCTTCCTTTGCCTCTTCTGTTTCCTGTGCTAGCATGACGTTGAGCCTGTAAGCAAAGAGCACGCTATGCGCATCGATTGGCGCCTCAAGGCTACCCT
This genomic window from Candidatus Acidiferrales bacterium contains:
- the ccsA gene encoding cytochrome c biogenesis protein CcsA, with the protein product MSRTGTGASTLSVRPGRARSYGLLVGVPLVVLLLLVMSLPRMMQSENPWSEANLLFLALLSYLAASAYYVGFVPLRDELLHRMALGATAVGLLIHTGAVVHRSYTAGRPPFSNMYEMLVSFAWGVVLVSVIFEKKYKMTFVGSVTLPIATLALILTQLMPSEIRPLMPALQSTWLHIHVTFAMFAYAACAVSFALALLYLVKDGTSTNIFLCAVSAFVSTICVALLTRLDPHGGLLVPAWDVLEKREIFLAQKMPLMVSIPGLGYLFAIVLAVSLVPLLLVLLARPNLARGKSVALEAWARRIFVVATLLQIVAVTAFVARAKDGSYFAAQVGTFFPTRLSASPFLVAGMASALFASALMLLLLWRRETIESILPEPNKIDLLTYKTIAVAFPLLTIMIATGAYWANRTWGSYWSWDPKETWALVTWLVYAGYLHARLVHGWRGRRAAYLAIIGFAVVIFTFFGVSYLLPGLHAYA